In the genome of Candidatus Promineifilum breve, the window CGGCCGCCCGCTGCCGGGCGAATTCGTCCCAGATGGCCCGCCGCAACACGGGGTCGATGCCGACCGTCGGCTCATCGAGCATGAGCAGGGCCGGGTCGTGGAGCAGGGCCACGGCCAGCGACAGCCGTTTTTTCATGCCGCCGGAGTAGTGCTGCACCAGTTTGCCGGCATCGGCCGTCAGCCCGACGAGGGCCAGCTTGGCGGCCACGGCGGCGCGCAGGCCATCGCCCCGCAGCCCGAACAGCCCGCCGAAGAACGCCAGATTGTCGCCGCCGGAGATGTCGGTGTACAGGCCGTCGTTCTGGGGCATGAAGCCCATCTGGCGCAGGGCGGCGAAACTGGGGCTGCGCTGGCCGCCGACGAGCACCGTGCCGGCGTCGCACTCTTCCGCGCCGGTGATCAGGCGGATGAGCGTCGTCTTGCCCGCGCCGCTGGGGCCGAGCAGGCCGAA includes:
- a CDS encoding ABC transporter ATP-binding protein translates to MIEVNAVSKSFGRQKVLDNISLTIPRGQIFGLLGPSGAGKTTLIRLITGAEECDAGTVLVGGQRSPSFAALRQMGFMPQNDGLYTDISGGDNLAFFGGLFGLRGDGLRAAVAAKLALVGLTADAGKLVQHYSGGMKKRLSLAVALLHDPALLMLDEPTVGIDPVLRRAIWDEFARQRAAGVTLVVTTHVMDEIANCDQAALIHDGRLIAHGTIAELTALGRGNIENLFLAQTNNKAGMTS